CCGGCGCCACGCAGTTCCTCACGCTCGGGCCGGGCGCCGCGCTGAAGTCGCTCAACGACTGGCAGATGGCCGCCGCCCAGACGTCGATGATGCTCCAGCTCGTGCTGCACGACCTGCAGGCCAAGCAGACCGAGATCCAGACGCTGTACAAGCAGTACACCGACGAGGTCGCGACGTGGCACAAGGAGATCGAGCTCAAGGGCCCGGAGGAGGTCAAGAACGCCGAAGACCTCTACGCCAAGCACATCGCCGACATCCACCAGAAGTACACGTATCCGGCGCAGGTGATCGAGAGCAAGCTCGCTGACGCCTACTGGGACGGCTACAACGGTGTCGTCTCCAGCACGCCCGGCGTCTACGAGGGACCGACGAACGCGGTCGTCGCGCCGCCGCCGCTCGGTATGCCGAACATGCCCGGCCTGCCCGGCGCCGGTCCGGGCGCGCCGACGGCCATCCCACCGGGCCTGGCGCCGCCGACGCCGGTCAACCCGATGACCGCGAAGCCCGCTCCGCCCACGCCGCCGGTCGCTCCCGGCAAGGGTGGGCTGGCGCCGATCGGCCCGCTGAACCCGGTCAACGCCGGGCCACCGCCTCCGGTGGCGCCCGGCAAGATCGTCCCGCCGGTCGTCCCGCCGGTCGCACCGACGCTGGGGGTGCCGCCGCCGACGATCCTGCCGCCCTCGATCGCGAAGGGCGGCCCCGCGCTGCCTCCCGGCGCCCCACCGGCGCCGGCGCCCCCGCCGAACGTCCGGCCGCCGGTGGCACCGCCCGCACCGACTGCGCCGACGAGTCCGGTGGCGAAGTCACTGGTCAAGGGCGTACTGAAGCCGGGGGGAACCCCGGGAAACCCGAACTTGCCGCCGATGCCGGGCCGGGCGCGGCCGAACGCGACACCACCGGTACCGCCGGGCATGCGTCCGGGCAGCGACCGGCAGTCCCGGCTGGCCAGGCCGGTGTTGGGTGGTTCCGGCCCCGGCGGCGGTCCCAACACTCCGCCGCCGATGCCCGGCGGCGGGCGGCGTCCGGACGCACCGGGCGGCCCCGGCGGCATGCGGGCGATTCGTCCCGGCGGCCCGGGTGGCCCCGGCGGCTCCGCGGGGTTGCCGCCGTCCCCGTTCGCGGGGCCGCGGCCGCCGGGCCCGTCGGTCCTGGGCGGACGCACCGGGCGGCCGGGCGACCCAGGCATCCCTGGTGTGGGCCGTACGCAGCAACCGCCCGGCGCGTTGCCACCGCCCGGGGCCACCCGGCCGGTGCTGGATCGGCGCGCCGAGGCCCCGCCACCGCCACCGCCCGGACGGCAGGCGGCGCAGCGGCCGAACCTGTTCCGCCCGCAGCCCGGAAGCCTGCCCAGCCCCTGGGGCCCGTCGCCGCTGACCCGGCCGGCGGCTCCGGTGCTGAACCAGGCGGTCGGGCACCGGCCGGGGGCCACCGCGCCGATGGGCGTTCCGGACGCGCTGCGGGGCACCGCACCGGGCGCCACCGACCGGCCGACGGACGCGACCCGGCCGGTGACCCCGGCCGACCTGGCGGCGCGCCACCACGCGGACGCGGTGGCCCCGGTGCCGGTGGACCAGTCGCTGGCGGCCGACGCGCCGGTGGTCCGGGACGAGGACGTGTTCGCGCCGGTCACGCCCGGCGGTCCGGTGCTGGCGCAGGGCAGCACGCCGCCGGAGTACCGCACGGAGGAACGCGTCGCGCTCCCCGGGTCGGGCCAGTAGGGGGTCAGGGCAGCAGGGGTCAGGGCAGCAGCGTGTCCTTCGGGCCGCTGCTGCCCGCCGGGTAGTCCTGCAGCGGCACGTCATCCGCCCGCCAGGCCGCGAGCACCGGCTCGACGATGCGCCAGCACGTCTCGGCGGTGTCCCCGCGCACCGACAGCGTGGGGTCGTCGTCGATCACGCCGCGCAGGACCTCGCCGTACGGCGGAAGGTCGCCGGGGCCGAACTCCGAACCCAGCGTCACCGGGTCGAGCACGAAAGGGTCACCCGGCCCGTTGATGTTGACGTCGAGGTCGAGCCGGTCCGGCGTGAACCCGATCCGCAGCCGGTCGGGCCGCTCCGGGCCGGTGAGGCCGAGCGGCGTGCGGGGCGGCTCCCTGAACGTGATCACGGCTTCCTTGCGGAGGTTGCCGACGGCCTTGCCCGACCGCAGCCGGAACGGGACCCCCGCCCACCGCCACGTGTCGACGGCGACCACCATCTCGGCGAGCGTCTCGGTGTGCCGGGCGGCGTCCACACCGGGCTCGTCGGCGTAGGCCGGAAGCTGCCGGTCGCCGATCCGGCCCGCGGTGTAGCGGGCGCGGCGGCTGAAACCCACCGGGTCGTCGTTCCACACGCTGGTCGCGCGAAGCACCTGCGCCTTCCGGTCGCGGAACTCGTGCGCGTGCAGGCTCGGTGGGGCGTCCATCGTGAGCAGCGCCAGGATCTGCAGCAGGTGGCTCTGGACCATGTCCATCAGCGCACCGGCACTGTCGTAGTAGCCCGCGCGTGACTCCAGCCCGAGGTCCTCGTCGAACACGATGTCGACCGACGCCACGTGGACGTTGTTCAGCAGCGGCTCGAAGATGCGGTTGGCGAACCGCAGGCCGAGGATGTTCAGCACGGTCGACTTGCCGAGGAAGTGGTCGACGCGGTGGATCTGCGCCTCGGGGACGATCTGGGTCAGCAGGTCGTTCAGCGCGGTCGCGGAGGCCGCGTCGACGCCGAACGGCTTCTCGCAGGCGAGCCGGGTGCGCGCCGGAACGCCGATCTCGCGCAGCGCAGCGCACGCCTTCGCGGTGACCGACGGCGGCAGCGCGAAGAACACGATCACCTCACCCTGGCAGGCGTCGAGTAGCCGCTTCAGGTCCGCGCCGTGCGTCACGTCGGCGCGGAGGTAGCGGGCGGCGTCAGCGACCTGCGCGGCCCGTTCGCCCGGGGTGCCGAACGACTCGCGGACGCGGGCCCGCCAGCGTTCGTCGTCCCAGTCGTCGGTGCCCGCGCCCAGCAGCGCGAGGCCGTCCGCGCCGCCGGAATCGAGGAGGCGCCCGAGGCCGGGCAGGAGCAGCCGCGCGGTGAGGTCACCGCTGGCGCCGAGGATCAGCAGCGTCTGGCCTGGGTTCGTTCCGGTCATGGCATCACCATGCCCGGGGGGTCACCGGCGTATGCGCACTCGCTGACGCGATACCGGGGTATAACTCGCGCTTGGACCCCGGTAACGCGTCGATCAGCGGGCGGCGGGGGCTGGAGCCTCGTACCGGTGGGCGGGGCCGAACTGGGCGCGCTCGATGCGGGTCGGTTGCGTCCAGACGTAGCGGGGAGCGCCGTCGTCGAACAGCGCGAGCATGTCGTCCTGGAGGTTGCGGACCAGCGCGTGCGACTCCCGGGTGAGGCGGAGCAGCGACGTTCCCGCGGTCGCCTCCTCGGGCTCCAGCCGCTGCACCGCGACCAGGCTCGCCTCCCGGATCGCCGGGAACGCGTACGCGGTGAGCTGCGACACCACCGACAGCTGGGCCTGCCACGGCCCGAGCGTGCCGTTGACCGTTCCGGTCAGCGCGCTCCCGTCCCGGACGACGAGCACCGGGGCGTGCGGCGATGAGGGAGCCCGGAACGGGGTGTCGAGCGGGCGGACCAGCACGCGCTCGTCCGAGCCGGTGGCCCAGCGTCCGAAGCCGTTCCAGGCCTCCGGGCGTCCGGTGAGGACGGTCACGGATGCCCCGAGCGCCAGCGCGCGGAACACCAGGACGCGAGCCGCCCACAAACCGCCCACCAGCGCGATCCGGGTCGGCTCCGGCTGGAACAGGCGCGCGGTCGCCACCGTGTCGTCCGCGTCGAAACCGAGGACCAGGCCGGACGCGGTGCGCGGCGGGCTCAGCCGGCGCAGCGCCGGTCCGGTGGCGACGTGAGCGCCGACCGCGAGCCGGGGGAGCAGCCCCAGCCAGCGAGCGCGGCGGCGCCCGTTCGGCTGGACGGTTGCGCTGTAGACGGTGCCGGTCGGCGTGTGCGGCGGATCGGGCGGTGGGGAAGGGACCGCGGCGGCGACGGTGGCCGGAGGAGCGACGGCCGCCGCGTGCGCGGCCTGCCCGGCGGCAGCCGCGCCCCCCGGCGCGGACAGCACCCCCGGTTGGGCGACGCCCGGCTGCGCAAGGCCACCGGGCTGCGCAAGGCCACCGGGCTGGGCGAGGGCGCCGGGCTGGGCAGGAGTGCCAGGTCGGACCGTGCCCGGCTGGGGCAGCGCCCCAGGTGTGGGCGGCGCGGCGGGTCGCGCGGGCGCGGCCGGTGGATACGCCGCCGGGCCGCTCGGCATCGCGGCGCCGGGCGCCGGGCCGGTCGGTGCGGTCGCGGCGCCGGTGAGCCACGGCTGCCCCGGCGCTGCCGGGCGGCCGGGCGCGGGCATCTGCTGTCCGCCGCCGTACGGCTGGTGCGGGTGGCCCGACGCGGCCCCCGGCTGGGGCAGCGCCCCAGGCGAGGGCAGCGCGGAGTACGGCGCGGCCCCGGCGTGCGGAGCCCCGGCGTGTGGCTGCCCGGCGTGTGGCTGCCCGGCGTGCGGCGCGGGATAGGGCGGGCCGGAGCGCGGCGCGGAGTGCGGTGGTGCGGAGTGTGGCGGCGCGGAGTGGGGTGTTACCCCGGAGTGCGGTGGTGCGCTTGCGGGCGGTGGTGCCGAGTACGGGGGCCCGGACTGCGGCGCAGCAGTGTGCCGGGGCTCGCCCGACTCGGGCGTCGTCACAGGACTCCCACCCCGGTCGGCGCGGTCGCGTACACGGCCGGAGCCTGCTCCCCGTCGAGCGGGAACAGGTGCGCGCCGTGGTTCCGTGCGGTGGTGCGCAGGAGGGCGACCGTCCGGCCGATCGTCTCCGGCGCATCGACGACCCGGACCAGGCACCGCAGCTCGGCCCCACCGCTCCCCGGCGTCATCGCGAGGCTGATGCTGGTCAGCGCCGCGGGCGACCGGTACAGCGCGGCCAGCAGCGGCCCGCACCGGTCGAGCGACGGCCACGACCGGATCCAGAAGCACTGGTGGTCGAAGCCCGCCGCGCGCCACCCGCCCCAGGACTCCACGGCACTCCGCCGCTCGGTGCCCGCCGGGCTCACCTCCACCGCGAGCGAGTGGACCAGCGCGTCCAGCAGCCCGTCCCCGTCCAGCACCTGGTGGGCGAACCCGCTGCGCTTCAACACGTTCCCGATCCGCCGGACCAGCGCGCCCAGCACCGTCGGGACCTCGCTGATCGCCTCCGGCTCCGCGACCGCGACCTCGGCCACCGCCTTCGCCTCGATCCGCACGGTCACCCAGCAGAGCTGGTCGCCGACGCTGACCGGGGCGACCGTGACGTCGGTCCCGCCGCCGAGCGGGCGCAGCAACTCCCGATAGGACTCCGCCGCCGGATCGGTGCGGGCCGTGTCGTCGCCAGGGACCGTGTGCACGACCAGCTGCACGACGCTGCCGGGTTGCTCGGCGTCGGCCAGCGACCGGGCCAGCTGATCCAGCGGCGGCAACGCCTGCGCCTCACCGCGCAACCCAGGAGTCGGCTGCACCGCGACGACCGCGAACCAGCCCGCACCGTCCCGGCCCACCCCCAGGCGCGTACCGCCGACGCCCTCCACCGTCTCGACCGTCAGTTCCGGCGCCAGATCGCGCAGCGTGGTCAGCCGACGATCGTCCGCAAGCAACCGGGCGGACGCCCGACGACGGCGATACCGGGAGCGGAGCACCAGTCGCTCGGCCGCCCACCGCCCGCGGAAGCGGGCGAACACCACGACCGGGAGCACGACCGCGACCCCCCACAGCGCCGGACGCACCCATCCGGTGGCGTTCCAGCCGACCACCGCGAGCACGAGCGCCAGCTCCAGGCAGACGATCTGCAGAACGTTGACCGGACCGAGGTGACCGGGGCGACGCCGGCGACGGAGGGTGGCCGGTTCCTGATCGGTGGGTAACTGCGCACCCACGCGAGCGACCGCCCGTACGCGCGGCGAGTCGATCGTGGCCACTGCGCTTCCCTTCGGAGTCGAAAGGATTGGGGTCCCCTTCGGAATCGGATCTACTGCACGATAGCGCCGCCAGGTGACTACCAGGTGCCGTCGTCGTGCACGCGTGGCGGCGCCGCTCCGGTCACCAGCGTCGTCAGCGCGCGGTCGACGTCGTCGCCCAGGAACCACTCGCCGCCGGCGTCCAGCGCGAACACCCGCCCGTGCTCGTCGATCGCCAGCACCGCGTCGTCGACACCCTCGATGCCGAGCGGGAACACCGCGACGCCCAGCGCCCGCCCGAACGCGGCCAGCGTCGCCGCGCTCGGCGGAACCATCGTCGGGTCGACCGCGAACGGGCGGCGGCGCAGCGCGACCCCGGGACCGTCCTGATCGACGTAGAGCCCGGCGAACTCGGTCAGGGCCTGCTCGGCCGCCGGGAACGGCACGTACCGCGATCCGTCGGCGGCGGTCTGTGCGCACACCGTCCGGATCGCCTCGGCGGCCGCGTCGGCGACCGACCGGCCCTCGGTCCAGCCGGCGCGCTCCAGCACGGCTTGGACCTCGCCCGGAAACCGCTGCACCGTCGTCCTCCGCGTCTTCGTGCACCGGCAGATCCGAACGGCCGACGCTGGGAAACAACTTACTGGCCATGACCTACCCTCCCGGTATGCCGTCCGACCCATTGCCGTCCGCGCAGGCCACGCGTCGGCTCCCGGGCAGCGGCTGGGCCGCGCGGATCCGCCCGTTCGACTCGCCGGTGCTGCGGGTCCGGTACCGCGGCGGCATCGCGTACGACCTGGCCGGCCTGCCGGTCTGGGACCTGCTGGCCCGCGCGGTCGTGCAGCTCCCGGACCCGGAACCCGGTCTCACCGTGGACGAGATCCGGGTCGCCGACGTGCTGACCGCGAACGAGGTGATGCTCGCCACCGGTGACCCGCTCTGGTGGGTCAACGCGAACGACCACACGGCGCTGACGCCCCCGGGCTGGGTGTGGGCGCACCTGTTCGGCTCCCGGCGGGTCGCGCTGGTGCCGGCCGTGGCGTACGGGGCGTTCCGGCACGTCGGGGGTGTGGCGACGCTGCCGGTCGACCGGTCGGTCCGCGGCGTCCGGGTCGACGAGCCGGTGGCGGTGCCGTTCGCCGAGCCGGCACCGCTGGGGGAGAACGTGCTGGGCGCCGTCGAGCGGCGGATCGGGCAGCCGCTGCCGGACGCCTACCGGCGGCTGCTCGGCGCGGCGACCGGGGTCGGCCCGACCGCGCCCGGCGTCCACCCGGAGCACGGGTTCGTCGTCGACCAGCCGTTCTTCGCGGTCGGCCACGCCGACCGCCACCAGGACCTGCTCTACGCGCGCCACTGGTTCACCGACCGGTTCACCGCCGACTACCTGCCGATCGGCTACGTCCAGGGCGGTGTGCTCGCGCTCCGGCTGACCGGTCCGGACGTCGGGTCGGTCTGGTTCGCCGACGACGACGATCCGCGGGACGACGACCGGTACGACGCCGCCGGGTACTGCGCCGAGCTGCTGGTGCGCTGCGCGGACGACCTGGACGCGTTCCGGTCGGCGCTGTCGGTGGTGCCGCGTGCGCTGGTGGACGTGGTGGTCACGCGGGTCACGTCCGGCGCCGCCGCCCCGATCGAGGTGCCCGGAGCCGGTGCGTCCCTGCCGGGCTGACCCGCGATCAGGGCTGGCCCGCGATCAGGGCTGACCCGTGGTCGGGGCCGACTCGAGGAACTCGTCGATCATCGCGGCCAGCCACTCGGCGCGCTGCGGAACCATCGTGTGGGTGGTGCCGGGCAGGATCGCCAGCCGGCAGGCGGGCAGCGCGGTGACGTCGCCGGGCACCCCGCCGCCGAGCAGCCGGAACAGCTCCACCACGTGTTCGGGCCGGACGATGTCGGCGTCCCCGAACACCAGCAGCACCGGGGCGGTCAGCGCCGCCAGCTCCGCGGGCGTCCACTCGGGAGGGCTCGCGTCCAGCGCGGTCACCTTGGTCACCAGACCGGCGAAGCCCGCCGGGTCGGGTGCGGTGCGCAGGTACTCCTCGTGCAGCTCGGAGCCGTGCAGGTGCTCGGGCGCGAGGTCGGCGACGCCGTCCAGCAGCCCGGGGTGGAGCCCGTCGGCGGTGACGCTCACCGAGGCGAGCACGAGCCCGCCGACCCGGTCGCCGTGGTCGGTGCCGAGCCGCAGCGCGATCGCCGCGCCCAGGCTCCAGCCGAACACGTCCGCCACCGGGACCCCGAGCCGGTCGAGCAGCTCGACGACGTCCGCAGCGCAGTGCTCGACGGTGAGCGGCCGCTCGGCGTCCGGCGTGTGCCCGTGTGCCTGCAGTTCGACGGCGAGCACCCGGCGGTCCTTCGCCAGCAGCGGCAGGATCATCCCGAACGAGGTGCCGATGCCGGACAGCGCGCCGTGGATCAGCACCAGCGGGCGGCCGTCCGGGCGGCCGTGGTCCTCGTAGTAGATCTCCATGTGTCCAACGATGGCTGGGCCCCCTTACGATTCGCTTCTGACCGGCTCGGCCCCGCGGAAGGTGATGCTTTGCAGTTCGGTGTGCTCGGGCCGCTGCAGGTCACCACCGACGACGGCACGCCGGTCGTCGTCCCCGGCGCGAAGGTGCGGTTGCTGTTGGCGGACCTGCTGACCCATCGCAACCAGGTGGTGTCCGCCGACCGGCTGATCGACGACCTGTGGGGCGCGGACGCGCCCGCGAACCCGGCCGGGGCACTTCAGGTCCGCGTCTCTCAACTGCGAAAAGCCCTGGCGGACGCCGAGCGGGGCGGGCGTGACCTGGTGGAGTCCCGCGCTCCCGGCTACCTGCTGCGCACCACCGCGGTCGACGCGGACCGGTTCGCCGCGCTCGCCACCGGGTCGGACGCCGAGTCGCTGACCGCCGCGCTGGCGCTCTGGCGCGGTGACGCCTACGCCGACCTCGCCGACGAGGAGTTCGTCCGGGCGGAGGTCACCCGGCTGGCCGAGCAGCGTCTGGTCGCGTGCGAGCGGCTGGCCGCCGCCCGGCTCGCGCGCGGCGAACACGACCTGGTCGCCGCGGACCTCGCCGAGCTGGTGGCGGGCAACCCGCTCCGGGAGGCGCTGCGGGCGCTGCACATCCGGGCGCTCTACGCGGCCGGTCGCCAGGCCGAGGCGCTGGACAGCTACGCGGACCTGCGCACGCGCCTCGCCGACGAGCTGGGGCTGGACCCGAGCCCGGAGCTGGTCGCGCTGCACGGCAAGCTGCTCGCGCAGGACGCCTCGCTCGCGGGGCCGCCGGCCGCCGCCCGGATCCGGAATAGCTTTCCCGCGCGGCTCGACGAGCTGGTCGGCCGCGGTGAGGCACTGGCCGAGCTGCGTCGGCTGGTTCCGTCCCGGCGGCTGGTCACGCTCGTCGGCCCCGGTGGCGTGGGCAAGACCCGGCTGGCCACCGAGGTCGCCGGGGGTCTCCGCGCCCCGGACGGCGTCCACCTGGTCGAGCTGGCCGCGCTGGCGCCGGGTGACCCCGCAGTCGCCGAGCGGGTGCTGGCCGCCCTGGACGTGCACGAGGCCCCCGGCTCCCGGGTGACCCCCGTGGACCGCCTCACCACCGCACTCCGGGGCCGGAACCTGATCGTCGTCCTCGACAACTGCGAACACGTCCTCGACCCCGCCGCCGACCTGGTCGGCCACCTGCTCCGGGACGCGCCGGACGTCACGGTGCTGGCCACCAGCCGCGAACCGCTCGGGTTGACCGGCGAGGTGGTCTGGGAGGTGCCGCCTCTGCCCCTGCCGGACGACGAGAACGATGTGGACGCCGTCCGGCGCTCCGCCGCCGCGCGGCTGTTCACCGCACGGGCGGCGCAGCAGCAGCGGACATTTCGCCTGGACGAGCACACCGCACCCGCGGTCGCCCAGCTCTGCCGCCGGCTGGACGGCCTGCCGCTCGCGCTGGAGCTGGCCGCCACCCGGGTCCGGTCGCTCGGGCTGGCCGGGGTCGTCGAGCGGCTGGACGACCGGTTCACGCTGCTCACCGCCGCGACGCGGGACCGGCCGTCCCGGCAGCGGACGCTCACCGCGGTGATCGGCTGGAGCTGGGACCTGCTGTCGGACGCCGACCGCCAGGTGCTGGCCCGGCTGGCGGTGTTCAGCGGCGGCTGCACCGCGGACGCGGCGGTCCGGGTCTGCGCGACCGACGTCGACACGCTCGCGGGCCTGGTGGACCGGTCGCTGGTGGTGCTCGACGACGGGGCCACCCCGCGCTACCGGCTGCTGGAGTCCGTCGCCGCGTTCGGCCTGGAGCGGTTGGGCGACCATGCGGACGCGCGTGCCCGGCACGCCGCGTACTACACCGAGCTGGCCGAGCGCGCCGACCCGGCGCTGCGCGGCCCGCAGCAGGCGGAGTGGCTGGCCCGGCTGGACGTGGAGAGCCCGAACTTCCGTGCCGCGCTCGACCACGGCGGTGGCCTGCGCCTGGCGAACGCGCTGACCTGGTACTGGTTCCTGCGCGGGCGGCTCACCGAGGCGCGGCGGGCGCTCGCGCTGGACGGCGATCCGGCCGAGGAAGCCAGGGCGGTGCCGTGGCGGCTCGGGTTCGCGATCCTGCACGGCGCCCCGGTCGCGGCCGATCACGTGCGCAAGGTCGTCGCGGGATGCGCGGACGACCGATCGGCCTGGTTCGTGGGGAGCGCCGTGCTCGAACGCAGCGAGGTGGCGCTGGCCGACGAGCTGCTGCCCGCCGAGCCGGCCGACCGCTGGACCGAGGCCGTGGTCGCCAGCACCCGGGCGATGCTCGCGCACGCCACCGGCGACCTGGACGCGCTGGAGCGGTACGCGACCCGCAGCGCGGAGATCTTCGCCGAGCTGGGGGACCTGTGGGGGCGGCTTCGCGCCTCCGACTGGCTCGGTGGCCTGGCCGAGATGCGCGGTGACCACGACGCCGCGGCCGCGCTGCACCGGGAGGGTCTGCGCTGGGCGGAGTCGCTCTCGCTCTGGCCCGAGGTCGGCGGCAAGCTGTCCTGGCTGGCGTGGCTCGCGGTGCAGAACCGCGACTACGCCCGGGGCCGGGAGCTGGCCGAGCGGGCGCTCCGGCTGGCGGTCGAGCAGGGCACCGCGTCCGCGATCGTGTTCGCCGAGCTCAGCCTCGGCATCGCCGCCCGCCGGTCGGGGGCGCTCGATGTTGCGGTCGAGCACCTCACCGGGCTCGTCGACCGCGGACGCGCCGAGGCGCAGCCCGCGCTCTACCTGCCGATGATCCTGGTGGAGCTGGGATACGCGGCCGAGCAGCGCGGCGACCCGGACGCCGGGCTGGCGCTGCACCGCGAGGCGTTCGCGGTCGCCCAGCGGTTCGCGGTGGCGCAGGAGATGGAGCTGCCCCGGGACGCGATCACCGCGGTGGAGGGGATGGCGTCCGCGGTGGCCTCGCCGTCGCCGGAGACCGCGGCGCGCCTGCTCGGCGCCGCGGCGGCGGCCCGGGTGGCGGTCGAGGCTCCGGCGGCGCCGGCCGAGCGCGACGACACCGACCGGGTGGCCGAACGCCTCGTCACGACGCTCGGCCCCGACCGCTTCGATGCGCTCCACGCCGAGGGGCGGGCGCTCGCCGCGGAGGAGGCCGTCGCCCTCCTCTGAACGGTCGCGCCCACCCCGCCCGGATCAAGCAGCCTTGGGGCGGTAGCTGGCGATGATGACGCCGCTCTTGTGGATGCGGGTGTCGAGCAGCTCGAACGTCGCCGCGTACTCGCCCAGCGGCGTGGTGACGCTTGGTCCGCCCACCAGCACCGGGTGGATCCAGAACCGCACCTCGTCGACGAGCCCGGCGGCGATCAGCTGCGTGGTGACCGAGCCGAACCCGTACTGCAGGATGTCCTTGCCGTCCTGCTTCTTGAGCGCAGCGACCGCTTCGACCAGGTCACCCTGCAGCACCTCGCTGTTGCGCCAGCTGGGGTTCGTCAGCGTCCGCGAGGCGACCCACTTCTTCACCGAGTTGAAGTAGGCGGCGCCGGTGGACGGGTCACTCTCGTCCATGTTCGGCCACGCGGAGGCGAAACCCTCGTAGGTCGCCCGGCCCATGAGCAGCGCGTCCGCGTTCGCGGTCTGCTCCCCGGCGAACGCCGAGGCCTCGTCGTCGAAGTACGGCGCGGTCCACATCGGGTTCTCGATGACGCCGTCGAGGGTCAGGTACGTCGAGTTGATGAGCTTGCGCATGATCGTCTCTCCAGCGAGTTATCGGTGTTGTTCTCTGTGCTGTCGGTACTGTGCCTGCGGCGACTTACGGTTTCCTTTCGGTCCCCTTCCGGCGCCGCGAGCGCGGCGAAAAATATGTCGCACCCCGGTGGTTCACTGTGGAGGTCAACCGGTCCATGAGCGGCGCCACCCCGATTCCGGAGGAATCGACTATGGCGGACGAACCGTCCAGCGGAACAACCCAGCTCACCGAGTCCGACACGCGTCCCGCGGAGCCCGCTCCGCCGCCCCGGCGCCGAAGTTGGCCGGTCTTCGCGGTGATCGCGGTCGGGGTGATCGTGTTCCTCGTCGGCGGTGCCGGCGGGTCGTACCAGAGCAAACTCGGCGAGGTCCAGAAGAACGACAACGCCTCCTACCTCCCCGCGTCGGCCGAGTCGACGATCGCCGGGAACGAGGCCGAGAAGTTCACCCCGGTGCAGAACATCCCGGGGTTCGTCGTCTTCCACCGGGACGCCGGCCTGACCCCGGCCGACAAGTCCGCGATCGACGGCCTGGCCACCACCGTCCGTGACCTGCCCGGCGTCGACGCCCAGGCCGTGACGCCGCCGGAGTACTCCGAGGACGGGCAGACCGCGTCGCTCTTCGTGCCGCTGATCGCCTCGAACAACGGCGAGGAGCTCAACGGCGAACAGCTGCTCGAGCACGAGCAAGAGGTGCTCAGGGTCGCGCGTGACGCGGCGCCAGACGGCCTCGACGTCCATTCCGCCGGTCCGGGTGGCCTGCTCGTCGCGTTCATCGACGCGTTCTCCGGGCTCGACAGCACGCTGCTGCTCACCGCGGTCGGCGTCATCTTCGTGATCCTGCTGCTGGTCTACCGGTCGATTGTCCTACCGTTCCTGCCGCTGATCTCGGCGGGGCTCGCGCTGGGCGTGTCCTCGCTGGTCGTCTACTTCCTGGCGAAGAACGAAGTCCTGACGCTGACCGGGCAGAGCCAGAGCATTTTGTCGGTGCTGGTACTCGGGGCGGGAACCGACTACGCGCTGCTGCTCATCGCCCGCTACCGCGAGGAGCTGCACGAATACGCACCGTTCGACGCGATGATCGCGGCGTGGAAGGCCTCGAT
The sequence above is a segment of the Cryptosporangium aurantiacum genome. Coding sequences within it:
- a CDS encoding glucose-6-phosphate dehydrogenase: MTGTNPGQTLLILGASGDLTARLLLPGLGRLLDSGGADGLALLGAGTDDWDDERWRARVRESFGTPGERAAQVADAARYLRADVTHGADLKRLLDACQGEVIVFFALPPSVTAKACAALREIGVPARTRLACEKPFGVDAASATALNDLLTQIVPEAQIHRVDHFLGKSTVLNILGLRFANRIFEPLLNNVHVASVDIVFDEDLGLESRAGYYDSAGALMDMVQSHLLQILALLTMDAPPSLHAHEFRDRKAQVLRATSVWNDDPVGFSRRARYTAGRIGDRQLPAYADEPGVDAARHTETLAEMVVAVDTWRWAGVPFRLRSGKAVGNLRKEAVITFREPPRTPLGLTGPERPDRLRIGFTPDRLDLDVNINGPGDPFVLDPVTLGSEFGPGDLPPYGEVLRGVIDDDPTLSVRGDTAETCWRIVEPVLAAWRADDVPLQDYPAGSSGPKDTLLP
- a CDS encoding type VII secretion protein EccE, with protein sequence MATIDSPRVRAVARVGAQLPTDQEPATLRRRRRPGHLGPVNVLQIVCLELALVLAVVGWNATGWVRPALWGVAVVLPVVVFARFRGRWAAERLVLRSRYRRRRASARLLADDRRLTTLRDLAPELTVETVEGVGGTRLGVGRDGAGWFAVVAVQPTPGLRGEAQALPPLDQLARSLADAEQPGSVVQLVVHTVPGDDTARTDPAAESYRELLRPLGGGTDVTVAPVSVGDQLCWVTVRIEAKAVAEVAVAEPEAISEVPTVLGALVRRIGNVLKRSGFAHQVLDGDGLLDALVHSLAVEVSPAGTERRSAVESWGGWRAAGFDHQCFWIRSWPSLDRCGPLLAALYRSPAALTSISLAMTPGSGGAELRCLVRVVDAPETIGRTVALLRTTARNHGAHLFPLDGEQAPAVYATAPTGVGVL
- a CDS encoding SUKH-3 domain-containing protein produces the protein MQRFPGEVQAVLERAGWTEGRSVADAAAEAIRTVCAQTAADGSRYVPFPAAEQALTEFAGLYVDQDGPGVALRRRPFAVDPTMVPPSAATLAAFGRALGVAVFPLGIEGVDDAVLAIDEHGRVFALDAGGEWFLGDDVDRALTTLVTGAAPPRVHDDGTW
- a CDS encoding HNH endonuclease, with the translated sequence MPSDPLPSAQATRRLPGSGWAARIRPFDSPVLRVRYRGGIAYDLAGLPVWDLLARAVVQLPDPEPGLTVDEIRVADVLTANEVMLATGDPLWWVNANDHTALTPPGWVWAHLFGSRRVALVPAVAYGAFRHVGGVATLPVDRSVRGVRVDEPVAVPFAEPAPLGENVLGAVERRIGQPLPDAYRRLLGAATGVGPTAPGVHPEHGFVVDQPFFAVGHADRHQDLLYARHWFTDRFTADYLPIGYVQGGVLALRLTGPDVGSVWFADDDDPRDDDRYDAAGYCAELLVRCADDLDAFRSALSVVPRALVDVVVTRVTSGAAAPIEVPGAGASLPG
- a CDS encoding alpha/beta fold hydrolase, translating into MEIYYEDHGRPDGRPLVLIHGALSGIGTSFGMILPLLAKDRRVLAVELQAHGHTPDAERPLTVEHCAADVVELLDRLGVPVADVFGWSLGAAIALRLGTDHGDRVGGLVLASVSVTADGLHPGLLDGVADLAPEHLHGSELHEEYLRTAPDPAGFAGLVTKVTALDASPPEWTPAELAALTAPVLLVFGDADIVRPEHVVELFRLLGGGVPGDVTALPACRLAILPGTTHTMVPQRAEWLAAMIDEFLESAPTTGQP